In Acidimicrobiia bacterium, the sequence CGTGCGCACGTGGTCGCGCCGGTGCAGCCAGCCCGCGAGCCGCAGGTTCTCGTTGACGGTGAGCGACGGGAACACGCCCGCGCCGCCCGGCACCTGCACGACTCCGCGCCCCGCGACCTCGTTGGGAGGCGCGTACGTCATGTCGCGTCCGTCGAACACGATCGCACCGTTGGTCGCCTCGACGACACCGGAGATCGATTTCAACAACGTCGACTTGCCCGCGCCGTTCGTGCCGAGCAGCGCGACGATCTCGCCCTCGTCGATCTCGAAGTTGACGCCGAACAGCACCTGCACGCCGTCGTACGCGACGTCGAGATTGCGCACGAGCAGCAGTTTGGCGAGCCCCTGCTTGCGCAGGTACGCGACCTCGGCCTGCGCGGCCGTCGACGTCCACACGCGGTTGATGTCGGACTTCACGTAGAGCGACGCGGACGCGATCGTCCACGCGCCGATGAGGAAGATCGGGCCGACGAAGAGCAGGCCTTGGCGGATGCCCCAGTGATTCGAGATGTAGCCGACGACCTCGAGCGTGAGCACGCCGGGCACGACGAACAGCGACGACATCGAATAGCCGAGTGATCGCACCTTCGGCGGGATGCAGAGGCTCAGCGACGCGTAGATGCCCGGTGCGAGCAGCGACACGACACCGCCGATGAAGACGTTCAACACGATCGCGACCCAGAGCACGGGCGTGAGCGCGAACACGGTGAACGCGGCGGCGACGATCACGCCGACGACCGCGAGCAGGCGCAGGCCGAGCCCGGGATCGGTGAGCATCATGCGACTCGCGAGCGGGATGCCGAGCATGAGCCCGATCGCGGCCGCGGGCTCGGTGCCCGCGTTGATGAAGCCCCGAGCGCGCTCGTCGAGGTGGTAGATCTCCTGGTAGTAGAGCGACGTGAGGGTCACGAGCCCGACGATCGACGCCGCGAGGAACGGCAGCGAGTACCAGATCCGTCGCAGCGTGCGCACTTGCCAGAGGATGCGCACCGACTCCGCGAACGACGGTGGAACTTCGTCGGTCGCGATCGTCTCCGCGCTCGCGCCGGCGGCTTCGCGCTCCCAGTGACCGCGCAGCGGCTCGTGCAGCTTGAACGCGAGCACCGCGAACACCAGTGTCGGGAACGCGAACACGACGAACGGTGTGCGCCAGCCGAAGTAGTAGCCGAGCAGGCCGCCGCCGAACGCGCCGATCGCGGAGCCGACGGCGGTACCGATGCGATGGAAGCCGAAGACGTCGGTGCGCTTCTCGATCGGGTAGTAGTCGGCGAGCAGCGAGTTGTGTGTCGGCGTGACGACGGCCTTCCCGACGCCCGAGCCGCTGCGCATGATCCACAGCAACCAGATCGTCGTCGCAGCTCCGGTCGCGAGGCCGAACACCGCCCACACGAACGCGCCGGCGATCGCGATCGACACGCGGTGCAGCCGGTCGGAGAAGTAGGCGAGCGGCACTTCGAGCAGCAGTCCGCCGAGGAGCGTGAGCGCGATGAGCGTGAGGACGCCTTGGTCCGACAGGTGGAACGCGTCGCGGATGTCGGGCACGAGCACCGCGAGCGCGGAGCGATCGAGCTCGGCCGCCGCGTTCAGGCCGAAGAGCACGATCAGTGGGTAGACACGTTCGGCGCCGGTCAGCTCCGCGAAGTAGCGCTTGGGCGTGCGCGGCTTGTGCAGCCGCACCGTGCCGATGTCGAGGCCGAGGATCTTCACCGCGCCGGCTCCGTGAGCTCCGGCTCCGATTCCGGCTTCGATTCCGACGCCGATGGTTGCGCGGAGACCGTGGGGATCTCGGGCGCGGCCGTCGCGACCATCGTGTCGGCAACGAGGCTCGGCACGCGGATGCCGCGCCGCCGCGCGAACCAGCGCAGACCCTCGTCGCGCAGGTCGCCGAACGCGCCACCGAGCCCGCCCGGGAGCAGCATGAGCACGAGCAGCATGCCCGCTCCGGTCGCGAGGAACGACCACTCCGACGGCAGGAACCAGTTGATGCCCTGCACGTAGATCGCGCCAGCGATCGCGCCCGACATCGAGCCGAGACCGCCGACGACGACCATCGAGAAGACGGTGAGCGCGGCGGCAGGTTGGAAGTTGGCGAGGTCGAGCGCGCGCTGCTGGTGCACGAACAGCGCGCCGGCGACACCCGAGATGAACCCCGACACCGCGAACGCGATGACCACGGCGCGGCGCGCGTCGATGCCGTACGACTCCGCGGCCCGCTCGTTCTCGCGCGTGCCGATGAGCACGCGTCCCGTACGGCTCGTGCGCAAACCGCGTACCGCGACGAGCGTCAGCCCGAGCATCACGAGGATCAGGACGTAGAAGCGCGTCTCGCTCCCGACCGCGATCGCGCCGAACACGCGCGTGCGCTCGATCCGGCCCTTCGGCAACCACGACGAGAAGAACTGCGGGTTCAGGAGATAGCTCGACGTGACGAGCGCGAGCGCGAGGGTCGTGACCGCAAACGAGAGCCCGCGGGCGCGCAGCGTCGGCAATCCGACGACCGTCATCACGACCGCACCGACGCAGCCACCCGCGAGCATCACGAGCGACATGTCCCAGTGGTATCGGGTCGTGAGCGAACCCGCGACCGCGGCCGCGATGCCGACGACCGCGACCTGTCCCAGGCTCACCTGGCCGGCCCAACCCGTGAGCACGACGAGCGAGATGCCGATCATCGCGAAGATGCCGATCGTGCCCGCGAGCAGCACGCGGCTCTCACCCATGAACAGCGGGACCGCCGCGAGCCCGAACAGCGCCAGCAAACCGAGCACCCACTGCGCGGCGACGACCTCGCGTACGCCGCGCAATTCGTTCGGGATCGGCCGCGTCTCGCGCGTCGCCTGCCAGGTCGAGACGTCGTCGGCGCCGACGCGGTTGCGACTCCGGTCCCGTGCGAAGAGCACGGCGACCACGATGATGAGGGCGATGACCGCGTCGCGGTAGCCGTCCTGGTTCCACGCGAACTTCACGCTCTGGTCGACGACGCCGAGCCCGATCGCGGCGCCGACGATCGTCGGCATCTTCTCCATGCGCCCGATCACCGCCGCGCCCAGCGCGGGCAGCAGGATCTCCGGTCCGAGCACCTGGCCGATGCTCACGCCGACGACGCCGGCGCGCAGGAACAGCCCGACGAACGCGAGGACCGCCGAGATCATCCACACGATCGTGTGCAGGCGCTTCACCGGGACTCCGAGCAGCAGCGCGCGGCTCGCGCTCTCCGCGCTGCCGCGCAGGCCGATGCCGATCGCGCTGAAGCGCATGAACCACGCGAGCGCGAGCAGCACGAGCGGCGCGACGACGAAGACCGCGACGTCGTTGCCGTTGAACGCGACCTGCCCGAACGTGAAGTCGACGTGAACGGGCGGGCTGTATTGCGGCGACGACAGGTTGCCGAACCAACCGGGCATGAAGAACGAGAAGCCGACGAGCACCTGCGTGATCCCGATCGTCGCGACCGTGAGGATCAGGCGCGGCGCGGTGAAGAAGCGGCGGACGAAGATCAGCTCGACGAGCGCGCCGAGCACCGCGGCCGAGAGCAGGCCGACCGGCATCGCGAACCAATAGCTCCAGCCCTTGGCGAGGATGAGGAGCGACGCGAGCAGCGACGGCACGATGCCGAGGTCGGCCTGCGCGAAGTTGATGATGCGGTTGGCGCGGAACGTGAGGGCGAGGCCGACTGCGATGAGCGACGACAGGAGCCCGAGCTCCGCGCCGTTGAGCGTGACGCCCCACGGCACGTGCCGCCAGAGCAGCCGCGAGCCGACGACGAGAACGAGGAACGGCGCGGCGGCCACGAGCGCGCGTCGCACCCCGCCGTCACGGGAGAGGTCGAGCGCGAGAAAACCGTGTTCGCGTTGGCGCGTTGCTGTGTCGCCGGTGTCGTGCAGCTGCGGCTCCCCCCGAAGCACGTTCACCCTTGCTCCTCACCGCCCACGCCGGCGTCCCCTTCCGGCGCGCGCGGGCGCCATGGTCGCACGCGCCTCCGTGGCAGTGGCGTCACCTGCCCGCAGCAGCGCCCGCAACGTGTCGGTGACGGTCGCGGTGGCGGCGGCGAGCCCGAGGTTGCGGCGCACGCGGAGGAACTCCCACGACTCGGAGCTCGTGAGCGCGTCGCAGGCGTCGAGGGTGCGGGCACGCGTCTCGGGCCCGAGCGCGTCGAGCTCGATCGCGAAGACCCGTTCGAGCTCGACGCGGCCCTGACGGCGCGCGTAGCGGGTCGCGTTCGCGAGCGCCGGCGACCACGGCTCCTGCAGCGCAGTCGCCTTCGCGACCGGTGCGATCGCGTCCAGCACGGCCGTGCGTTGGTTCGAGAACGCGACGAGCCGGTCCTCGAACGGACCGTCGGTCGACAGCGGCCGCACGAGCGCGCCGACGCGGGTGCGCTGCTCGCGTGCGGCGGCGAGGAAGAGATCGTCGAGGTCCTCGAAGTGGACATAGACCGAGCGCAGCGAGATGCCCGCGCGCTCGGCGATGCGCCCCGCCGTCGGCCGGAGGTCGCCTTCGGCGATGAGACCGAGCAGGGCCCGGACCACCGCGTCCCGCGTCCGCCGCGCGCGCGCCGAGCGGCCGTCGAGCGTCGGTTGCGCAGCCGGTTGCGGCGTTGCCACCGGCGGACCCTACGGTTTGTTTCACACCCTGTGCAATGCTTCCGGGCGGGCCCGCTGCGCTCCTTCGTCGCTCCGTTCGCCGCCGCGTGCCAGTGACGGGTGTCACCGCGGTGCGGGCCGAAGGCACCCGTACACTCCGCTCGCATGCAGGAACCCGCGTCGCCGGCGCCGCTCCGGCTGACGATTGCGGCGCGCAGCGGGTCGATCCACCTGCGCAGCGCCCCCGGAGCGCGGGTCGAGGCCCCCGGCGCGCGGGTGCTCCACGAAGCCGAGGGCTCGGTACGCGTCGAGGCGTCATCTCGGAACCTCGAGGTCACCTGCCCCGACGGCGCCGACGTGATTCTCGGTACCGCGTCCGGGAAGGTGCGGCTGGAAGGCCGGTTCGGCGACGTGCGGGTCACGAGCGCGTCGGGGAGCGTCGAGATCGACTCGGTCGCGGCGCTCGACGTGCGGCTGAAGTCGGGATCGGTGACCGTCGAGTCGTGCACCGGCGACTGCCACGTCGTCTCCACGAGCGGCCGCATCGAGATCGAGCGCGCCGGTCGCGTCGACGTCGGCGGGAAGTCGGGCACGATCATCGTGAGATCGGCGGCGGGAGGTTGCATCCGCACGACGTCGGGACACATCGAGGTCGGGCTCGACCGCGCGGCCGACCTCGAGGTCCGTGGGGTGTCGAGCTCGATCGAGGTCGACCTCCCCGTGGGCGTCGCGCCCGCGCTCGACCTGCACTCGATGACCGGTTCGGTGCGCGTCGACGTCCCGAGCGGCGACGACTGTCAGATCGTCGTGCGTACGGTCAGCGGATCGATCAAAGTGCGATGACCGCGAGCGACGGGCCCGGCGCGGTCGTCTTCACCGACATCGTCGAGTTCACGCGCTACAACGCGGAGCGCGGCGACGATGCCGCAGTCGCGCTGCTCGAGCAGCAGAGCGCCGACGTACGCGCGCTGTTGCCGGAGTGCGCGCGCGTCGTGAAGGAGCTCGGCGACGGGTTGATGCTGTGGATCCCGGACGCGTGCGCCGCGCTCGAGACGTGCCTCGCGCTGCAGGACCGTGTCGGCGGTCGCGACGCGTCGAACGATGTCGACGCGATCGAGATCCGCGTCGGCGCGCACTGGGGGTCGCCGCGCCGCCGCGGCGACGACTTCGTCGGCAATGTCGTGAACCTCGCGGCGCGCATCGTCGACCTCGCGGCCGCGGGCGAGGTGCTCGTGTCCGAGGCGTTGCTCGCGGCCGCCGGCGACGCCGCCGCGCTGAACGCGAAGGCCGACGAGCTCGGGCCCGTGTTCGTGAAGGGCGTGCCCGATCCCGTTCCGCTCTACCGGCTCAACGCCCTTGGTTCTTGACCGCGGCGGCGGCTTCGGCCGCGGCGGCCGGGTCGAGGTAGCGACCCTTGAGCCCGAGCGCGTCGGCGTCGTGGATCGGTCGCAGGTCGTCGTCGAGCTCGTACACGAGGGGCATGCCGGTCGGGATGTCGAGCTCGACCACGCCCTCGTCGCTCATCCCGTCGAGATGCTTCACGAGCGAGCGCAAGCTGTTTCCGTGCGCGGCGACGAGCACGACGCGCCCCGCGCGCAGGTCGGGCGCGATCGACTCGTTCCAGTAGGGAAGCAGCCGCGCGACGACATCGCGGAGGCATTCGGTCTGCGGCAGCTGCTCGCGAGGCACGTCGGCGTAGCGCTCGTCGATGCCCGACATCGGGTCGTCGATCGCGAGCGGCGGCGGCGGCACGTCGTAGCTGCGGCGCCAGATCTTGAACTGCTCGGGGCCGAACTCCTCGAGCGTCTGCTTCTTGCTCTTTCCCTGGAGCGCGCCGTAGTGCCGCTCGTTCAGTCGCCACGAACGACGGACGGGGATCCACTTGCGCCCGAGGGTGTCGAGCGCGAGCTCCGCGGTGCGGATTGCGCGCAGCTGGACCGATGTGTGCAGCACGTCGGGCCGCAGGCCCGCGTCGCGCAGTTGCGTGCCGCCCCGCGCGGCCTCTTCCCGCCCGCGGTCGGTGAGGTCGACGTCGACCCATCCGGTGAACAGCCCGGAGACGTTCCACTCACTCTGGCCGTGGCGGAGCAGGATCAGCGTCGCGGTCACAGTCCGGACGCTAGCCGTGACCTCACATGCGCTTCGCTTCGATGATGCTGCGCAGGAACGTGCGGGTGCGCTCGCGCGTCGGCGCGCTGAAGACCTGCGCGGGCGGGCCTTCTTCCTCGATCCGGCCTTCGTAGAGGAACACGACCTTGCTCGCGACGTCGCGCGCGAAGCCCATCTCGTGTGTCGCGATGAGCATCGTCATGCCCTCGCTCGCGAGCTGGCCGACGAGCGTGAGCACTTCCGACACGAGCTCCGGGTCGAGCGCGCTCGTCACCTCGTCGAGGAGCATGACCCGCGGCTGCATCGCGAGCGCGCGGACGATCGCGACGCGCTGCTGCTGGCCGCCCGACAGCCGGTCCGGATAGTCGTCGCGCTTGTCCCAGAGCCCGATGCGGTTGAGCAGCGCGTGCGCGCGCTCGGCCGCGTCCTTCTGCGACAGCTTCAGCACCTTGCGGGGCGCGAGCGTGACGTTCTGCACGACGCTCATGTGCGGGAAGAGGTTGTAGCTCTGGAAGACGATGCCGATGTCCTGACGCAACGCGTTGAGGTCGACCCCGCGGCCCGACACGCGCTCGCCTTCGATGCGGATCTCGCCCTGTTCGATCGTCTCCAGCGCGTTCACACACCGCAGCAGCGTCGACTTCCCGCAGCCCGACGGACCGATGAGGCAGACGACCTGGTGCTCGTCGACGTTCATCGTGACGCCCTTCAGCACCTCGTTGTCGCCGAAGCGCTTGTGGACGTCGTCGAGCTCGATGAAGGCGGTCACTTGGCCTGCGTGCGCGCCTTGTCGCGATCGATGAGGAAGTCGACGAGGCGCGTGAACGGGATCGTCACCACGAGGAAGAAGATCGCGGCGCCGGTCACGGGCGACAGGTTGAAGTGGTTGTTCTTGAGGATCCCCGCGACGTTCAGGATCTCGGCGAGTCCGAGGAAGCCGACGAGCGCGGTGTCCTTCTGCAGCGCGACGAAGTCGTTGAGCAACGGCGGCAGGATTCGGCGTACCGCTTGCGGGATCACGACGAATCGCAGCGTCTGCCACTGGCTCAGTCCGAGCGAGCGCGCCGCCGCGGTCTGGCTCCAGTGCACGCTCTCGAGCCCGGCGCGGTACACCTCGGCCACGTACGCGCCGTACACGAGCACGAGTGCGAGCACACCGAGCCAGAAGAGCTGCGTGTCCGGCGCCATGTGGCTGTAGAAGGGCTCGATGTGCGCGAGCGGGAAGCCGAAGCCGACGAGGAAGATGACGATGATCGTCGGCACGCCGCGGAACACGTCGGCGTACGCGATCGCGAGCAGGCGGAGCGGGAGGAACTGACGGCCGGGCAGCTGGCGCACGACCGCGACGACGAGCGACCACACGAGCACGAGCGCCTCGGCGACGACGAACAACCGCACGTTCCACCAGAAGCCGCGGATCAGCGCGGTGTGGCTGCGCCAGATGAGTGACCACTGGAAGAGCACACCGCGCACGAGCGCGTGGTTCGCGCTGAGGAAGAACGCGCCGAACGCGATGATCGCGGCCATCAATCCGAGGCCGACGACGTAGAGGAGATCGCTCGTCGCGTCCTCGGCGAGCGTGCGCGCGTCGAGCAGCCGGTTCTCGCGCGCGAGCTTGCGCGCCGCGACCGTGCGCGCGATCGCACGCGCGCCGAACGCAGGGACCGCGAGCGTCGCGATCGCGAGCACCAGCTCGATCGCGAACGCGATCTCCGGACCCGGCGCGCCGATCGCGAGCGTCTGGTGGTAGCGGACGAGCTCCAACCACGTCACCGCGGTCAGCGCGAGCGCGGCGACCTCGCCGACGATCGCGCGCGCGACGCGCGGTCGGAAGCGCGACACCGCCCGGCGAGACCCGCCGGGCGGTGAGACCGTGCCGGAGACGCTCATCTCCGGACTACTCGTTCGGGATCGTGATCACCGGGATCGTGCCGGGGTCGGCGGTGAGGTCTTTGTCGGAGAGGGACTTCAGCTGACCGCCGCTCTTCATCGCGTCGAACACCGCGTTCACCTGGTCGAGGTTCGCCGAGCCCTTCGGGAGGATCGCGCCGTACTGGTCGGGACCGCCGGGCTGGTTGAACTGTGCGACGACGTGGAACGTGCCGTTCGAGCGGGCCGCCTCACCGAGGTTGATCGCGGTGTCGATGAGGATGGCGTCGACCTGGTCGGCCTGGAGCGCGGTGTACGCGTCGGCGAGCGACTCGTACGTGTGCGGACTGTTCACGCCGATCTTCTTGAGCAGGTCGACCGCGGTGGTCGCGGTCTGCACGCCCCAGTTGAGCTTCTTCGCGTCGGCGAGCGTCGAGACCGACTTGCCCGCCTTCATCAGGATGCCCTGCTGCGATTCGAAGTAGGGCTCCGAGAACGACACGACCTTGGCGCGCTCGGGCGTGATCGAGATCTGCGAGAGCGCGAGGTCGTAGTTCGTGACCGTGCCCGCGACGATCGCGTCGAAGCTCACGTTCCGCACGACGAGCTTCTGGAGCCCGAAGTCCTGCTGCATGCACTTCGCGAGGTCGTACTCGTAGCCCGACGTCACTTTGGTCGGGTCGGTGTCGCTGCCCTCCCAGAAGCCGGGCCCGGGCAGGCTCGTCACGACGGTGAGCGTGTCGGCGACGACGGGCGTGAAGCCCGCGGCACCTGCGGGCACCGAGCCGCACTCGGAGCTACCGGACGGCGCGCTCGTGGTGGTGGCGCCGGTGTCCTTGGTTCCGGACTTGCTGCCGCTGCTGCCGCACGCGGTGAGGCCGGCGACGAGCGCGAGCGCGACGCCGACGAATACGAATCGACGCATGGGGGTGATGACCTCCGCTGACGGCCGAGCGACCGGTTGGCTGGCGAACGGCAGGAACATAGATGCTCCGTGGTCCCGGCGCACCGATCCCGCGCGCGGTTGTTCGCCGCGCGCGGGCCGCGCGCGTCACCAACTCGACAGGTCGGCGTGGGCCGTCAGCCGGCGGCGGCGCCGTTGACGACGGGTGCGGGGATGGTGGTGCCGCCGCGGCTTCCGAAGAAGGGGAGGTTGGAGAAGTCGAAGGTGCCGCCGTCGCTTGCGATCATGAGGTAGCCGGTGCCGTAAGGGACCATGGCGACGACCGGGCGGATCAGGTGCGTGCCGCCCATGGAACCGAGGAAGTGCGCGTCGCCGAACGAGAACACGCCGCCGTCGGACGCCACCAACCAGTAGCCCGCGTTGTCGGGCGTCGGCACGAGACCGACGACGGGCTGGTTGAGCCGGACGCCGCCCATCGAGCCGCGGAAGCGCGCGTCGCCGAACGCGAACACGCCGCCGTCGGATCCGACCATGTAGTAGCCGCCGCCGGTCGGCGTCGCGACCGAGCCGACGATGTGACCGTTCAACGAGATCGACCGGAGGTCGCCGTAGAGGTGCGCGTCGCCGAATGGCAGCACGCGTCCCTTCGATGTGAAGAGCCAGTACCCCCGGCCCGTTGGTGTCGCCGAGAGGCTCGTGACGAGCTCCCCGGCCGCGAGCGAGCCCGGAGCCGCGTTCCCGAGATACGGCGCGTCGCCGTACGTGTACACCTGTCCCGCGGCGTTCACGATCCAGTAGCCGTTGGTCGACGGCGTGCGCTCGATGTCGACCGCGTTCGCGGTCGGCGCGTCGCCGCGATGATCGATCCCACCGAACGCGTACACCGCGCCATTGGATCCGAGCATCGCGTAGCCGATGCGGTGGGTGACGGTGAGCACGCCGCTGATCGTGAGCGTGACCGACTCGTCGACTTCCGAGAACTGGACGCGAATCACCATGTGCGCACTCGTCAGATCGGAGTCGCCGGTGACGTCGACCCGATAGCAGCTGGCGTCGCCGACGGGTCCGCATGCGTTCCCCGGGAGTGAGGTCAATCTCCCGGAGAGGTCGGCGCCGTCGGAGCGCGTGAACGCTGCGCTTCTGAAGAACCCGTCGCCGAGCCAGAACCGGCCGCTGCCGAGCTGGCTGGTCGAGGCGTAGTGCCCGTCGAAGTAGGGATACTCGCCATTGGGATCGGGGTGGAACGTGCCGGTGCCGGTGCCCGTGACGACCTGGCTCGCGGTCGCGGCTCGCGGTCCGGAGACCGCCGGCGCGGGTGATGGCGCGGCGAGCAGCAACGCGGCCGGCGTCAGGCCGAGGATGAGAAGTCGCTTCAGAAGTCGTCCCACGCAGTCATAGGCGCACGAGCGCGCCGATCGGTTGAGGGTCGAAGTGATTTTCTGCCGGGCAGGTAGCTTCCGAGCCGTGGAAGTCGTCTCGCTGTGTACGGGGAACGCGGCGCGGTCGGTGATGGCCGGGGTGCTGCTCGCCGAGCACGTGCCCGGTCTCACGGTGGTGACGTCGGGAACGCACGTCATCGAAGGCATGCCGATGAGCTGGCGGACGCGCGATGCGATCGTCGGGCTCGGCCTCGAGGTGCCCGCGCACCGTTCGCGTCAGGCGACCGTCGAGGAGCTCGACCGCGCCGACCTCGTGATCGCGCTCGCGTGCGAGCACGTCATGTGGATGCGGCGCGTGCATCCGCACGCGGCGGCGCGCACCGGGACGCTCAAGCGACTTGCGCGCGACCTCGGTGACGGACCCGAGCCGTTCACCGCGCGCGTCGCCGCGCTCGATCTCGAATCGGTCGTGCTCGAGCCGTGGGAGGACGTGCGCGATCCCGCAGGCGGCGACGTCGACGTCTTCCACGAGACCGCGCGCGAGATCGCGGAGCTCGTGCACGCACTCGCGCCGCGTCTCACCGACGTCGCGTCGCGTTAACCGCTGAACCGTGCCCGCCGGGCCTCCGTAGGACGATGAAACACCTGCCCTACGGAGGGAGTTCCATGACTCGCGCACCGATCCGTACCGGTCTCGTCCTCGCCGCACTCCTCGCGTCGTTCTGGCCCGCGGCGGCCGCGTCGGCACACACCACGCGACGCGCGTCGTGGCACGTGATCGATCACCACGAGCGCGCGTGCGTCGACGACAACGTCAATCCCGCGTTGTTCCCCGTGTACATCGCGGGCACGTGGAGCCACGCCCTACGGTTGCGCGTCGTGGGTCTGCCAAACAACGCGGACGACGCGCGGAACCCCGTGATCGCAGCGGGTTCGAGCAACGGCCGCGCGCCGGTGGGCGACGCACGCGCGCTGCTGCGTGCCGACACGCCGACCGGGACCTACGAAGGTCGGCTCGTGATCACCGACGGCACGATCAGCGAGCACATGTCCCTCGAGCTCCGGGTCAAGGGTCCGGGGCGCTGCGGCTACTGATGCGAGGCTGAACGGCGCCGTCGCCGTCCGCACATCCCCGTCAGGAACCTGTCAGAATCCCCGGCCGTCCGAGGCGTGACGATGCGCTGAACGCAGCGGAGGGGTCGGCGTGAGGGTGAACGCAGGGGACACCGCGTGGTTGATCGTTGCAACCGCGCTCGTGATGTTCATGACGCCGGGGCTCGCGCTCTTCTACGGCGGCATGGTGCGCGCGAAGAACGTGCTCACGATGCTGATGCAGAACTTCTTCTGCCTCGGCATCGTGAGCGTGCTCTGGGGTGTGGTCGTGTACTCGCTCGTGTTCGGCGGCACGAGCAAGTGGATCGGGAACTTCGACCTGGCGTGGCTCGGCCACTTCTCGACGACGCCGCCCGGGCTGGCGCTCACGGTTCCGCCCGCGCTGTTCATGCTCTATCAATTGATGTTCGCCGTGATCACGCCCGCGCTGATCACGGGCGCGATCGCGGATCGGCTGCGCTTCCACGCGTGGGTCTGGTTCAGCGGGTTGTGGCTGCTGCTCGTGTACGCGCCGATCGCACACTGGATCTTCTCGCCCGAGGGCTGGCTCTTCCGCCGCGGCGCGCTCGACTTCGCGGGTGGCACCGTCGTACACATCAACGCGGGTGTCGCCGCGCTCGCGGTGGTGCTCGTGATCGGCAGGCGTCGGGGCTGGCCGGGTACACCGATGCCGCCGCACTCGCTGCCGCTCACGCTGCTCGGCACCGGCATCCTCTGGTTCGGGTGGTTCGGGTTCAACGCGGGATCCGCGCTGCGCGCCGACGCGCTCGCGGTGCACGCGCTCGTCAACACGCAGATGGCCGCGGCCGCGGCGCTGTGCGCATGGCTTCTCGCCGAGCGCCTGCGCGGCCACCAACCGACCACCCTCGGCGCTGCGTCCGGCGCGGTTGCGGGACTCGTCGCGATCACGCCGTGCGCCGGCTTCGTCGGGGGCATGAGCCCGATCGCGATCGGCGCAATCGCCGGTTTCGTCTGCTACTTCGCGATCAATCTCAAGAACAAGCTGCACTACGACGACGCGCTCGACGTCGTCGGTGTGCACCTCGTCGGCGGGATCCTCGGTTCGCTGTTGCTCGGGTTGTTCGCCGACAAGTCGGTGAATCCGGCCGGTCGCAACGGGCTGTTCGTGCACCGCGGCGGTGCGGGGCTGCTCGGTGAGCAGCTGCTCGCGGTCGTCGTGACGCTCGTCTACTCGTTCGTCGTGACCTTCGCGATCGCGTGGGTGCTCGATCGCGTCCTGCCGCACGGGCTGCGCGTCGACGAGGAGCAGGAGCACGGGGGACTCGACATCGGCCAGCACAGCGAGGCCGCCTACGCCTTGATCGAACGCTGAGGAGAGGTCTGCCGTGAAGCTGGTCGTCGCGATCATCAAGCCGTTCAAGCTCGACGAGGTGAAGGCTTCGTTGCAGAGCTCCGGCGTGCACGGGCTGACCGTGAGCGAAGTGCGCGGCTACGGCCGCCAGCGCGGACACACCGAGGTGTACCGGGGCGCGGAGTACCGCGTCGACTTCGTGCCGAAGGTCAAGCTCGAGGTGCTCTGCGACGACGACGAGGCGCAGGACATCGCGCAGCAGCTCATCGGCGCCGCACGAACGGGCCAGATCGGCGACGGCAAGGTGTGGATCGTGCCGCTCGACGACGCCTTCCGCGTTCGCACCGGCGAAGCGGGCCCGGACGCGTTGTAGCGCGTCCGTGAAAGCGGTTCCGCGGAACCGCTTTCGGTGTCACACCCCTCCCGCATACTCGTCGTTGTCGGTGAGCGGGCAAGGAGGCACTGTGCTCGACCAACGGGAAGTCGCGAGTTCGATCGCGTCGCGCGCCACGGAACGGCTCGAAGCCGAGGTGCAATCCACGGCGGCGCTGCTCGCGGCGACGACGTGCCAGTGGCTGCTCATGATCGCCGAGCTCGACCGGCGGGAAGCGTGGGCGTCGTGGGAGTGCCGGTCCATGGCGCACTGGCTGACCTGGAAATGCGCGGTCAGCCTGCGGACCGCGCGCGATCACGTACGGGTCGCTCGCGAGCTCGAGCGTC encodes:
- a CDS encoding DUF4097 family beta strand repeat-containing protein, which gives rise to MQEPASPAPLRLTIAARSGSIHLRSAPGARVEAPGARVLHEAEGSVRVEASSRNLEVTCPDGADVILGTASGKVRLEGRFGDVRVTSASGSVEIDSVAALDVRLKSGSVTVESCTGDCHVVSTSGRIEIERAGRVDVGGKSGTIIVRSAAGGCIRTTSGHIEVGLDRAADLEVRGVSSSIEVDLPVGVAPALDLHSMTGSVRVDVPSGDDCQIVVRTVSGSIKVR
- a CDS encoding adenylate/guanylate cyclase domain-containing protein; the encoded protein is MTASDGPGAVVFTDIVEFTRYNAERGDDAAVALLEQQSADVRALLPECARVVKELGDGLMLWIPDACAALETCLALQDRVGGRDASNDVDAIEIRVGAHWGSPRRRGDDFVGNVVNLAARIVDLAAAGEVLVSEALLAAAGDAAALNAKADELGPVFVKGVPDPVPLYRLNALGS
- a CDS encoding phosphoglyceromutase, with protein sequence MTATLILLRHGQSEWNVSGLFTGWVDVDLTDRGREEAARGGTQLRDAGLRPDVLHTSVQLRAIRTAELALDTLGRKWIPVRRSWRLNERHYGALQGKSKKQTLEEFGPEQFKIWRRSYDVPPPPLAIDDPMSGIDERYADVPREQLPQTECLRDVVARLLPYWNESIAPDLRAGRVVLVAAHGNSLRSLVKHLDGMSDEGVVELDIPTGMPLVYELDDDLRPIHDADALGLKGRYLDPAAAAEAAAAVKNQGR
- a CDS encoding amino acid ABC transporter ATP-binding protein — encoded protein: MTAFIELDDVHKRFGDNEVLKGVTMNVDEHQVVCLIGPSGCGKSTLLRCVNALETIEQGEIRIEGERVSGRGVDLNALRQDIGIVFQSYNLFPHMSVVQNVTLAPRKVLKLSQKDAAERAHALLNRIGLWDKRDDYPDRLSGGQQQRVAIVRALAMQPRVMLLDEVTSALDPELVSEVLTLVGQLASEGMTMLIATHEMGFARDVASKVVFLYEGRIEEEGPPAQVFSAPTRERTRTFLRSIIEAKRM
- a CDS encoding amino acid ABC transporter permease; translation: MSVSGTVSPPGGSRRAVSRFRPRVARAIVGEVAALALTAVTWLELVRYHQTLAIGAPGPEIAFAIELVLAIATLAVPAFGARAIARTVAARKLARENRLLDARTLAEDATSDLLYVVGLGLMAAIIAFGAFFLSANHALVRGVLFQWSLIWRSHTALIRGFWWNVRLFVVAEALVLVWSLVVAVVRQLPGRQFLPLRLLAIAYADVFRGVPTIIVIFLVGFGFPLAHIEPFYSHMAPDTQLFWLGVLALVLVYGAYVAEVYRAGLESVHWSQTAAARSLGLSQWQTLRFVVIPQAVRRILPPLLNDFVALQKDTALVGFLGLAEILNVAGILKNNHFNLSPVTGAAIFFLVVTIPFTRLVDFLIDRDKARTQAK
- a CDS encoding ABC transporter substrate-binding protein, with amino-acid sequence MRRFVFVGVALALVAGLTACGSSGSKSGTKDTGATTTSAPSGSSECGSVPAGAAGFTPVVADTLTVVTSLPGPGFWEGSDTDPTKVTSGYEYDLAKCMQQDFGLQKLVVRNVSFDAIVAGTVTNYDLALSQISITPERAKVVSFSEPYFESQQGILMKAGKSVSTLADAKKLNWGVQTATTAVDLLKKIGVNSPHTYESLADAYTALQADQVDAILIDTAINLGEAARSNGTFHVVAQFNQPGGPDQYGAILPKGSANLDQVNAVFDAMKSGGQLKSLSDKDLTADPGTIPVITIPNE
- a CDS encoding DUF5980 family protein, with protein sequence MTRAPIRTGLVLAALLASFWPAAAASAHTTRRASWHVIDHHERACVDDNVNPALFPVYIAGTWSHALRLRVVGLPNNADDARNPVIAAGSSNGRAPVGDARALLRADTPTGTYEGRLVITDGTISEHMSLELRVKGPGRCGY